The following proteins are co-located in the Flavobacterium sp. CECT 9288 genome:
- a CDS encoding DUF177 domain-containing protein: MKNTKEYLIPFIGLKLGKHNFEYQIDNKFFEIFDYNEYQDSNIKVNVVLDKKSTFLELSFKHKGYVNVPCDLTSEDFNLTVKGKMKLIVRFGEEFNNDNEELLILPHGEFEIDIAQYIYEMIVLSVPLRRVHPGVKDGTLQTEALQKLSELAVSEEKEEIKEEENIDPRWDKLKQLLTDK; the protein is encoded by the coding sequence ATGAAGAACACGAAAGAATATTTGATACCTTTTATAGGTTTGAAGCTAGGGAAACATAATTTTGAATATCAAATTGATAATAAGTTCTTTGAAATCTTTGATTACAATGAATATCAAGATTCAAATATCAAAGTAAATGTAGTTTTAGATAAAAAAAGTACATTTCTAGAATTAAGTTTTAAACACAAAGGATATGTAAATGTTCCTTGTGACTTGACCAGTGAAGATTTTAACTTGACTGTAAAAGGAAAAATGAAACTTATAGTTCGTTTTGGTGAAGAATTTAACAATGATAATGAGGAGTTATTAATACTTCCTCACGGAGAGTTTGAGATAGATATAGCGCAATATATTTATGAAATGATTGTGTTATCAGTTCCTTTAAGACGGGTTCATCCTGGCGTAAAAGACGGTACTTTGCAAACAGAAGCTTTGCAAAAACTAAGTGAACTTGCTGTAAGCGAAGAGAAAGAAGAAATTAAAGAAGAAGAAAATATTGACCCGCGATGGGACAAATTAAAGCAACTATTAACGGATAAATAA